The Raoultibacter phocaeensis genome contains a region encoding:
- a CDS encoding MFS transporter, with protein MLVAIVIVLVGIAIALGQFKVPSIMPAIMDEFSMDVGSASWLMSIFTFAGIFLALPTGALARRFGPKNMMLAAVAVIAVGTVVGAFATSGSMLIVSRAIEGVALVFCGVAAPLAIQRYIAPDKIGFAMGVWALWFSLGSFFGGVVTPALFETLGFRGVWFFMAGVAVAAGLALFFLVRPTTGTFFEAVAQASSLKGSTDKPDYRILAKPNVLLVLGSFLMFNMVLLSMLSFSPTFLQSQGMDASQAGFASTLPMLIAIVSSPAFGMLADKTGKVRLLSVVAMLAMGPCACALLTTTGPIMWIAAVVMGLVGLGAPTMFLTLYPRAVGNEAVMPVAMGLLILVQSLGQFLGTALMPLVLSAGWLAMGLTVMVLGFIGAALLAFVKTDARAGGHDNL; from the coding sequence GTGCTTGTTGCCATTGTGATCGTGCTGGTGGGTATAGCGATTGCTCTGGGCCAGTTCAAAGTTCCGTCCATCATGCCGGCGATCATGGATGAGTTTTCGATGGATGTGGGGTCGGCGTCGTGGCTTATGTCCATCTTCACCTTTGCAGGCATCTTTCTAGCGCTTCCTACCGGTGCTCTTGCGCGGAGATTCGGTCCGAAGAACATGATGCTCGCCGCCGTGGCCGTTATCGCTGTCGGCACTGTGGTCGGTGCTTTCGCAACCAGCGGCAGCATGCTCATCGTCTCTCGGGCCATCGAAGGCGTTGCGCTCGTGTTCTGCGGGGTAGCTGCTCCGCTTGCCATCCAACGCTATATCGCGCCCGATAAGATAGGGTTCGCGATGGGTGTCTGGGCGTTGTGGTTCTCGCTCGGATCGTTCTTCGGAGGCGTGGTTACTCCCGCTCTTTTCGAGACGCTCGGCTTTCGAGGCGTGTGGTTTTTCATGGCGGGCGTTGCCGTTGCTGCGGGACTCGCACTGTTTTTCTTGGTCAGGCCGACGACGGGCACGTTTTTCGAAGCGGTTGCCCAGGCGAGCTCGCTGAAAGGCTCCACAGACAAGCCCGACTATCGCATTCTTGCCAAGCCGAATGTGTTGCTCGTGCTTGGGAGTTTCCTCATGTTCAACATGGTGCTTCTCTCCATGCTGTCATTCTCGCCGACATTTCTCCAAAGTCAGGGAATGGATGCTAGCCAGGCTGGGTTCGCAAGTACGCTGCCCATGCTTATCGCCATCGTGAGCTCGCCGGCGTTCGGCATGCTTGCCGACAAAACGGGCAAGGTGCGATTGCTTTCCGTTGTCGCCATGCTTGCGATGGGGCCGTGCGCTTGCGCGCTTCTTACTACCACAGGGCCTATCATGTGGATCGCGGCGGTTGTCATGGGTCTGGTAGGTCTTGGGGCGCCAACGATGTTTCTGACCCTGTACCCGCGCGCGGTCGGCAACGAAGCCGTGATGCCGGTGGCTATGGGTCTGCTCATTTTGGTGCAAAGCCTCGGTCAGTTCCTCGGTACGGCGCTCATGCCGCTCGTGCTTTCGGCCGGTTGGCTTGCCATGGGGTTGACCGTTATGGTACTCGGCTTCATCGGTGCTGCGCTGCTTGCATTCGTCAAGACTGATGCACGAGCTGGCGGACACGATAATCTTTAG
- a CDS encoding IS1595 family transposase — translation MLEILHQLLPQLTRAEKIEMLAHLKEAIAEELIVSSEGNGPSVCPHCGCARFTKKGHGRSREQRWLCGGCARTFSGATKGLLANSKLSGGAWMSFAACMVDALSLRESAKRCNTCLSTAWFMRHRLCEVMAKRLMPFRVGKGSTCQIDETIVNENLSGNWTRSGSVSLPRKPHKRGNAIHVSGSSRERISILTGISDRGDCFCEVCCRGKSSIEDIEALLKGKVEKGAIVSSDWDAAYPKALASIGAGHRRYCTSSGKGYKINMVNALHSRLRDFLFPFKGVSTRRLKHYLDWFCYVEQFRKSDADRREVLYSNAISGTYETTRRNYPSTPFPFGEYWNMSTVV, via the coding sequence ATGCTTGAGATTCTACACCAACTTTTGCCCCAGCTAACCCGCGCTGAGAAAATCGAGATGCTCGCCCACCTAAAAGAAGCCATTGCCGAAGAGCTGATCGTTAGCTCTGAAGGCAACGGACCTTCCGTTTGTCCGCACTGCGGCTGTGCGCGCTTCACCAAGAAGGGCCATGGCCGCTCAAGAGAACAACGATGGCTTTGCGGCGGCTGTGCGCGGACCTTTTCCGGTGCGACCAAAGGACTGCTGGCAAACTCGAAGCTCAGCGGAGGGGCGTGGATGAGCTTTGCCGCATGCATGGTGGATGCATTGAGTCTTCGGGAGTCTGCCAAGCGTTGCAATACCTGCCTTTCCACCGCCTGGTTCATGCGCCACCGCCTTTGTGAGGTGATGGCGAAAAGACTCATGCCTTTTCGTGTCGGGAAAGGGTCAACCTGCCAGATCGATGAAACCATAGTCAATGAGAATCTCTCGGGGAACTGGACCAGATCAGGGTCTGTTTCGCTACCGAGAAAACCCCATAAGCGGGGGAACGCCATACATGTTTCGGGGTCGTCCAGGGAAAGGATCAGCATCTTAACCGGCATCAGTGACCGGGGAGACTGCTTCTGCGAGGTGTGCTGTCGGGGCAAATCGAGCATCGAAGATATCGAGGCGCTCCTAAAGGGCAAGGTCGAAAAAGGGGCCATCGTATCAAGTGACTGGGATGCAGCTTACCCCAAAGCCTTGGCATCGATCGGTGCGGGGCATAGGCGTTATTGCACATCATCGGGTAAGGGGTATAAGATCAACATGGTCAATGCTCTCCATTCACGCTTGAGGGATTTCCTATTCCCGTTCAAAGGTGTTTCCACAAGGCGCCTTAAACATTACCTTGACTGGTTTTGCTACGTTGAGCAATTCAGGAAAAGCGATGCTGACCGTCGTGAGGTGCTGTACTCAAATGCCATAAGCGGAACATACGAGACGACCAGAAGGAACTATCCTTCAACTCCGTTTCCCTTCGGAGAGTACTGGAATATGTCAACAGTGGTCTAA
- a CDS encoding SLC13 family permease: MAQEMVTKFFSKEGFLNKRGIGIVLAVLVLVVAMFVPATPELSREGIMAIATLLFAVSLWVCGTFPVGITGILALVVAVVIGAATYKTAFGGFSASVVFYVIAIFSLPALLLKTEWGVRLVNKIFKFTGESSEKLILAFMIGTALVSTIMSDVPAAVLFMGISYVVLRAANAQPGKSNLGKCMMIAIPIGAVIGGVVTPAGSSFNVVAMGLMQELTGQTISFLNWIIVGLPIAIVCIPLCWFSIVKILKPEPIDKSAFDTLRQAAADAGKPSSFEIRALIMILALPILWILGSWIPILNVTTVAIIGLGIMFIPGINLLTWEEFSAQVPWSIILMVGSVLSIGGIFSSTGADQFITNVFMNSGVTSLDFTLFLLVTVVFVYLLHTIAPVGAAIISLFLPILIGICVGLGVSPAIPTMLLAFIVAGNFLLPVNPTLIVTYGEGYYTFGDMFKAGVIPAVIFCVCMVLWVPFIAGVLGL, from the coding sequence ATGGCACAAGAAATGGTAACCAAGTTTTTTAGTAAAGAGGGGTTTTTAAACAAACGCGGCATCGGCATCGTGCTTGCAGTGCTCGTTCTCGTTGTGGCGATGTTCGTACCGGCGACGCCTGAGCTCTCCCGCGAGGGCATCATGGCCATCGCGACGCTTCTGTTCGCCGTGTCGTTGTGGGTATGCGGGACGTTTCCTGTCGGTATCACGGGCATCCTCGCGCTCGTGGTTGCGGTCGTGATCGGGGCGGCCACCTATAAGACTGCGTTCGGGGGATTCAGCGCATCGGTCGTGTTCTACGTTATCGCGATCTTTTCGCTCCCGGCCTTGCTGTTGAAGACCGAGTGGGGCGTTCGTTTGGTGAACAAGATATTCAAGTTTACCGGCGAGAGCTCGGAGAAGCTCATCTTGGCGTTCATGATCGGTACTGCGCTCGTTTCGACCATCATGTCCGACGTTCCGGCAGCAGTCCTGTTCATGGGCATCTCCTACGTTGTCCTGCGGGCGGCTAACGCTCAGCCGGGTAAGTCGAACCTCGGCAAGTGCATGATGATCGCCATCCCGATCGGTGCGGTCATCGGCGGTGTCGTCACGCCTGCCGGTAGTTCGTTCAACGTGGTGGCCATGGGTCTCATGCAGGAGCTCACCGGGCAGACCATCAGCTTCTTGAACTGGATCATCGTCGGCCTTCCGATCGCTATCGTCTGCATTCCGCTATGCTGGTTCTCGATCGTGAAGATCCTCAAGCCTGAGCCGATCGACAAGAGCGCGTTCGATACGCTGCGTCAAGCTGCAGCCGATGCGGGTAAGCCCAGTTCGTTCGAAATCCGCGCGCTCATCATGATCCTCGCGCTTCCCATCCTGTGGATCCTCGGCAGCTGGATTCCGATCCTCAACGTGACCACGGTCGCCATCATCGGCCTCGGCATCATGTTCATTCCGGGCATCAACCTGCTCACGTGGGAAGAGTTCTCGGCTCAGGTTCCGTGGAGCATCATCCTTATGGTCGGCTCGGTGCTCTCCATCGGCGGTATCTTCTCGTCGACCGGTGCCGATCAGTTCATCACGAACGTGTTCATGAACAGCGGCGTGACTTCGCTTGACTTCACGCTGTTCTTGCTCGTCACCGTCGTGTTCGTCTACCTGCTCCACACGATCGCGCCGGTTGGTGCTGCCATCATCAGCCTGTTCCTCCCGATCCTCATCGGCATCTGCGTCGGACTCGGCGTGTCTCCCGCCATCCCGACCATGCTGCTTGCCTTCATCGTAGCCGGCAACTTCTTGCTTCCGGTCAACCCCACGCTCATTGTCACGTATGGCGAGGGGTACTACACCTTCGGCGATATGTTCAAGGCAGGCGTTATCCCTGCAGTCATCTTCTGCGTGTGCATGGTGCTCTGGGTTCCGTTCATCGCGGGGGTTCTCGGATTGTAA
- a CDS encoding 4Fe-4S dicluster domain-containing protein has protein sequence MRACRNVAHRGRSVIMGKVFVYDHAKCNGCRNCQIACKDEHVDNDWAPYAAPQPDTGHFWCRIDEEVRGSVPKVKVSYTLRMCNHCASAPCMEAAPEAVYRREDGLVIVDPGKAKGMRELVEACPYGAIFYNEELGLPQKCTGCAHLVDAGELPHCVDVCPHGAIRFGDEGDFAAEIAAAECIDPGRASDGPRVYYLNKPRRFVAGIAVDLEADEVVSGARGTLEGLSSGSVASLETDEFGDFWFDQVAAEPYRVYVEADGYLTRAVEADATERDVNVGPVELFANQIG, from the coding sequence TTGCGGGCTTGTCGCAACGTCGCGCATCGTGGAAGGAGCGTAATCATGGGCAAGGTATTCGTATACGACCACGCGAAGTGCAACGGCTGCCGCAACTGCCAGATCGCCTGCAAGGACGAGCACGTCGACAACGACTGGGCGCCGTACGCCGCGCCCCAGCCCGACACCGGCCATTTCTGGTGCCGCATCGACGAGGAGGTGCGCGGCAGCGTGCCGAAGGTCAAGGTGTCCTACACCCTGCGCATGTGCAACCACTGCGCGAGCGCGCCCTGCATGGAGGCGGCGCCCGAAGCGGTGTACCGCCGGGAAGACGGCCTCGTGATCGTGGACCCCGGGAAGGCGAAGGGCATGCGCGAGCTCGTGGAGGCCTGCCCCTACGGGGCGATCTTCTACAACGAGGAGCTCGGCCTGCCGCAGAAGTGCACGGGGTGCGCGCACCTCGTGGACGCGGGCGAGCTGCCGCACTGCGTGGACGTCTGCCCCCACGGCGCGATCCGCTTCGGCGACGAGGGGGACTTCGCCGCCGAGATCGCGGCCGCCGAGTGCATCGACCCCGGCCGCGCATCCGACGGACCCCGCGTCTACTACCTCAACAAGCCCAGGCGCTTCGTGGCGGGGATCGCCGTGGACCTCGAGGCCGACGAGGTCGTCTCCGGCGCGAGGGGCACGCTCGAGGGCCTCTCGAGCGGCAGCGTCGCCTCCCTCGAGACCGACGAGTTCGGCGACTTCTGGTTCGACCAGGTGGCCGCCGAGCCCTACCGCGTGTACGTCGAGGCCGACGGCTACCTCACCCGCGCCGTCGAGGCCGACGCGACCGAAAGGGACGTGAACGTCGGGCCCGTCGAGCTGTTCGCGAACCAGATCGGGTGA
- a CDS encoding molybdopterin-dependent oxidoreductase: MAVNAKGTPIVKGLGFNSFGIGTNACSVDIDEENDKILRIRPLRFDEHYTPEDLNAWKLEARGKTFEPGFKTLISPLSLCYKKRVYSKNRIPYPLKRVDWDPHGERNPQNRGTSGYVRISWDEAAAITAEEIKRIHDEYGPASILCELDGHGETKFVHAPHGCQSRMFDLIGSYTLQTRQPDSWEGWYWGAKHIWGMDPLGQQSLLNNVIKDIAENGDAVLFWGCDVETTPLGWGGYLASRLCFWFTDLGIKQIHISPDVNYTNAVHADKWIPVKPNTDAAFQLAIAYTWITEETYDKEYLDTHAIGFDHFRYYVLGGEDGVPKTPKWAEKICGIPSYTIKAFARYWAKHAVSIAHCNGGSFIRSCYAHEPARLEVALLGMQGVGKPGANQFKFIEWTLYGMQSVTPLPPSTEIPDCSPAYRGWYRSFPESFIPKTMIPEAIMNPPVSWYGHIGAGFPREDQFTGPFTFPLEGNERLHMIWSDTPCWETCWNGGNEMQEALRHESIEFIIIQHPWMENDCNFADIILPTNTKFETEDIGTDSDNGQWNLVYFERQAIKPRLESKSDMEAVGEVAKALEKFGGIYENLYDRYMGGKTCEEYIQAGFENTGAAKKMTFEEFKEKQYYPFPTIEDWEDMPAGLSEFYNDPEGHPLQTPSGKLEYYSTTLASMFPDDKERGPVPHWIDEGAGHQERQYLERGREYPFLLVSNHPRWRVHANLDDVTWFREMEEYVKVTGPDGYKYEPVWVNPIDAGLLGLESGDIVKLYNERGAVLGGVRVTERIMPSVVYQDHGSRVDSAVLGRGGLDRGGANNLIAPYATTSEHAFGEVTSGFLVNVEKVDVFQLAEQYPEAFGRDYDPDCGLVATSRIVEGA, encoded by the coding sequence ATGGCAGTAAACGCTAAAGGCACTCCTATCGTGAAAGGGCTCGGCTTCAACAGCTTCGGCATCGGAACCAACGCCTGTTCGGTCGACATCGACGAGGAGAACGACAAGATTCTCCGCATCAGACCGCTGCGCTTCGATGAACATTACACCCCCGAAGATCTCAACGCATGGAAACTTGAAGCGCGCGGTAAGACCTTCGAGCCGGGATTCAAAACGCTTATTTCGCCGTTGTCTTTGTGCTATAAGAAGCGCGTGTACTCCAAGAACCGCATCCCCTATCCGCTGAAGCGCGTCGATTGGGATCCGCATGGCGAGCGCAACCCGCAAAACCGCGGCACGAGCGGCTATGTGCGCATCTCGTGGGACGAAGCGGCGGCCATCACGGCCGAGGAGATCAAGCGAATCCATGACGAGTACGGGCCCGCATCGATCCTCTGCGAACTCGACGGCCACGGCGAGACGAAGTTTGTTCACGCGCCGCACGGCTGCCAGAGCAGGATGTTCGACCTCATCGGATCCTATACGCTGCAAACGCGCCAGCCCGACAGCTGGGAGGGCTGGTACTGGGGGGCCAAGCACATCTGGGGCATGGACCCGCTCGGCCAGCAATCGCTGCTGAACAACGTGATCAAGGATATCGCGGAAAACGGCGATGCGGTGCTGTTCTGGGGTTGCGATGTGGAAACGACGCCGCTCGGATGGGGAGGCTACCTTGCGAGCCGTCTGTGCTTCTGGTTCACCGACCTCGGTATCAAGCAGATCCACATCTCGCCCGACGTGAACTACACCAACGCCGTGCACGCCGATAAATGGATACCCGTAAAGCCCAACACCGATGCGGCCTTCCAGCTGGCCATCGCCTACACGTGGATCACCGAAGAAACGTACGACAAAGAGTACCTCGATACGCATGCAATCGGCTTCGACCACTTCCGCTACTACGTGCTCGGCGGCGAAGACGGCGTGCCGAAGACCCCGAAGTGGGCCGAGAAGATCTGCGGCATCCCGTCGTATACGATCAAGGCGTTCGCCCGCTACTGGGCCAAGCACGCCGTGTCGATCGCGCATTGCAACGGCGGTTCGTTCATCAGGTCGTGCTACGCCCACGAGCCCGCACGCCTCGAAGTGGCGCTTTTAGGCATGCAGGGTGTCGGCAAGCCGGGTGCGAACCAGTTCAAGTTCATCGAGTGGACGCTCTACGGCATGCAGTCGGTCACGCCGCTGCCGCCCTCGACTGAAATTCCCGATTGCAGCCCCGCGTACCGCGGCTGGTACCGCAGCTTTCCCGAGAGCTTCATCCCCAAAACCATGATCCCCGAGGCCATCATGAATCCTCCGGTTTCGTGGTACGGGCACATTGGAGCGGGTTTCCCACGCGAGGACCAGTTCACCGGGCCCTTCACCTTCCCGCTCGAAGGAAACGAGCGCCTGCATATGATCTGGTCGGATACTCCGTGTTGGGAGACGTGCTGGAACGGCGGCAACGAGATGCAGGAAGCGCTGCGCCACGAGTCGATCGAATTCATCATCATCCAGCATCCGTGGATGGAGAACGATTGCAATTTCGCCGATATCATCCTGCCTACGAACACGAAGTTCGAAACCGAGGATATCGGCACCGACTCCGACAACGGCCAGTGGAACCTCGTGTACTTCGAGCGCCAGGCCATCAAACCGCGTCTCGAATCCAAGTCCGATATGGAGGCCGTCGGCGAAGTGGCGAAGGCGCTTGAGAAGTTCGGCGGCATCTACGAGAACCTCTACGACCGCTACATGGGCGGCAAGACCTGCGAAGAGTACATTCAGGCGGGCTTCGAGAACACCGGTGCGGCCAAAAAGATGACGTTCGAGGAGTTCAAAGAGAAGCAGTACTATCCGTTCCCGACCATCGAGGACTGGGAGGACATGCCCGCAGGTTTAAGCGAGTTCTACAACGATCCCGAGGGTCATCCGCTGCAGACGCCATCGGGCAAGCTCGAGTACTACTCGACCACGCTCGCGAGCATGTTCCCCGACGACAAGGAACGCGGCCCGGTTCCGCATTGGATCGACGAGGGTGCGGGCCATCAGGAGCGCCAGTACCTGGAGCGCGGACGCGAGTATCCGTTCCTGCTCGTGTCGAACCACCCGCGGTGGCGCGTACACGCAAACCTCGACGACGTCACCTGGTTCCGAGAGATGGAAGAGTACGTGAAGGTAACCGGACCCGACGGCTACAAGTACGAACCGGTATGGGTGAATCCGATTGATGCGGGCCTGCTCGGTCTCGAATCGGGCGACATCGTGAAGCTGTACAACGAGCGCGGCGCGGTTCTCGGCGGCGTGCGCGTGACCGAGCGCATTATGCCGAGCGTCGTGTACCAAGATCATGGATCGCGCGTTGATTCGGCCGTGCTCGGCCGCGGCGGCCTTGATCGTGGGGGAGCGAACAACCTCATCGCACCGTATGCGACCACTTCGGAGCATGCGTTCGGAGAGGTGACGAGCGGATTCCTCGTCAATGTCGAGAAAGTTGACGTGTTTCAGCTGGCCGAGCAGTACCCCGAAGCCTTCGGGCGGGATTACGATCCCGATTGCGGGCTTGTCGCAACGTCGCGCATCGTGGAAGGAGCGTAA
- a CDS encoding LuxR C-terminal-related transcriptional regulator, whose product MQETPVQQGSVSQTTAPDLLNTYLIAGLGFGCFIGWDLIGAFSPATALLAYTDIPDAFVLRLVSLGALVLTYLICKLNADWFFDHRVKAAVISTVLSLAVVVNAACGQYLAIPAPLSVIAWVLFGIGSGVLDLIWCTYLSLIPTRRTLSAIAGGACLGTILFVIAASSSPASISLTAITLIPLASLALLVFLFRGLPESNILPVKDYRRAPALSPAASISVGAHGIIFGFITASMFFISPTAAIAVGGSGIVGSLAALCFARYEPKIDLDNSFIQRVSLPIIVVGLLLLPLLDTAGQVFCGCLVNIALAFSSLLIRGNSCIENAEFQLHPVDRYAQRQIPRWLGFFVGTLTAFVLGTAIPEHDVLFNFVIVGVAGIVVAAFSVYNGNDGRNKEFLNGLLTDQSSPAESESLAKLPSHFYQRCDDVIEHYDLSPREGEIFYLLAKGRNAKHIQEKLCISSSTVKTHIYRIYQKMGINSQQLLIDAVDNGVREEKTEQ is encoded by the coding sequence ATGCAAGAAACGCCTGTTCAGCAAGGATCAGTCTCGCAAACGACCGCGCCTGATCTTTTGAACACCTATCTCATTGCTGGATTAGGGTTCGGCTGTTTCATCGGATGGGATCTCATCGGCGCGTTCAGTCCGGCAACGGCGCTGCTCGCCTACACCGATATCCCCGACGCCTTCGTTCTCCGGCTTGTGAGCCTGGGGGCACTTGTGCTCACGTACCTCATCTGCAAGCTCAACGCCGATTGGTTTTTCGACCATCGCGTGAAGGCAGCAGTGATAAGCACGGTGCTTTCGCTTGCCGTCGTCGTCAACGCCGCATGCGGCCAGTATCTGGCGATCCCCGCGCCTCTTTCGGTCATCGCATGGGTGCTGTTCGGCATCGGAAGCGGCGTGCTCGACCTCATCTGGTGCACCTACTTAAGCCTCATTCCCACCCGCCGCACCCTCTCGGCTATCGCGGGGGGAGCTTGCCTTGGAACGATTCTCTTCGTCATCGCGGCATCGTCCTCCCCCGCGTCGATCAGTTTGACCGCGATCACGCTCATACCGCTAGCTTCGCTTGCGCTGCTCGTCTTCTTGTTCAGAGGACTACCCGAATCAAACATTCTACCCGTCAAGGATTACCGTCGCGCACCTGCCCTCAGCCCTGCAGCCTCCATCTCGGTCGGTGCGCACGGCATCATCTTCGGCTTCATCACGGCATCCATGTTCTTCATAAGCCCGACCGCGGCCATCGCCGTCGGCGGAAGCGGTATCGTCGGAAGTCTCGCCGCGCTGTGCTTCGCACGCTACGAGCCGAAGATCGACCTCGACAACAGCTTTATCCAGCGCGTTTCGCTGCCGATCATCGTGGTGGGCCTGCTGCTCTTGCCGTTGCTCGATACGGCGGGGCAGGTGTTCTGCGGGTGCCTCGTCAACATCGCGCTCGCGTTCAGCTCGCTTCTGATACGCGGCAATTCCTGCATCGAAAACGCCGAGTTCCAGCTTCACCCGGTCGATCGCTACGCGCAGAGGCAGATACCGCGCTGGCTTGGGTTTTTCGTGGGAACGCTCACGGCGTTCGTGCTTGGAACGGCGATTCCCGAACACGACGTGCTGTTCAACTTCGTCATCGTCGGGGTGGCGGGAATCGTGGTTGCCGCTTTCTCGGTGTACAACGGCAACGATGGCAGGAACAAGGAATTCCTCAACGGGCTTCTAACCGATCAAAGCTCGCCCGCCGAATCGGAATCGCTTGCAAAACTTCCCTCCCACTTCTATCAGCGCTGCGACGATGTAATCGAGCACTACGACCTATCGCCGCGTGAGGGCGAGATATTCTACCTGCTTGCGAAGGGCCGCAACGCGAAGCACATTCAGGAAAAACTCTGCATCAGCTCGTCGACGGTCAAGACCCACATCTACCGCATCTACCAGAAGATGGGCATCAACTCCCAGCAGCTATTGATCGACGCGGTGGATAACGGAGTACGCGAAGAGAAAACCGAGCAGTAG
- a CDS encoding GNAT family N-acetyltransferase, which translates to MRQRYARPDPGRARGYARALLAAGEAWARARGCTEFGSDCELDNEESLAFHLACGFAEANRIICFAKRID; encoded by the coding sequence ATGCGGCAAAGGTACGCGAGGCCGGATCCGGGCAGAGCGCGCGGCTATGCGCGAGCGTTGCTCGCGGCAGGTGAAGCGTGGGCCCGCGCAAGGGGATGCACGGAGTTCGGCAGCGATTGCGAACTTGACAACGAAGAGAGCCTCGCCTTTCATTTGGCCTGCGGATTTGCCGAGGCGAACCGCATCATCTGCTTCGCAAAACGAATTGACTGA
- a CDS encoding GGDEF domain-containing protein, with the protein MNNLVTRFTHSLKLRQAYFSEQGDEIAVRNLEFVRLGSFVCGTLFILYYALTALLFPDFTISPLYGLIILPLAAFALYAHTTLKSGRVSARKATAATILFYLTAMAYLMILSVFPHPDIPSVYFSLFLVLAPIAFLLPAYMHLAIIGISVGAFWMLVVAFKAPEVWYHEVFTAATAVVFAIIALFFMSQFRLQTDSLKMKYYQMSRFDALTEAMNKAAGLAAAQTYIDQKNNLERFAVFFIDIDGFKSINDTYGHMVGDRILQSVGKALTETCRKNDIVCRFGGDEFLIVLKDIENVGEATAKARAINAAVRTIDVPNAPELTCSIGIKFCTQNCTNIEDAIADADAALYRAKHQGRNQYFVYGNPAAASV; encoded by the coding sequence ATGAATAATCTGGTCACGCGCTTCACGCATTCTCTGAAACTCCGCCAAGCGTATTTCAGCGAGCAAGGTGACGAGATCGCCGTGCGCAATCTCGAATTCGTGCGGCTGGGAAGCTTTGTGTGTGGAACTCTGTTTATCCTGTACTACGCGCTTACCGCTCTTCTCTTCCCCGATTTCACCATATCCCCCCTCTACGGGCTCATCATCCTCCCCCTCGCCGCCTTCGCTCTCTATGCGCATACCACACTCAAGTCTGGCCGGGTCAGCGCTCGAAAGGCGACAGCCGCTACCATACTGTTCTACCTTACGGCAATGGCGTACCTCATGATCCTGAGCGTGTTTCCCCATCCCGACATTCCTTCGGTGTACTTTTCGCTTTTCCTCGTGCTCGCGCCGATTGCGTTTCTGCTCCCAGCATACATGCACCTCGCCATCATCGGCATAAGCGTCGGAGCTTTCTGGATGCTCGTCGTGGCGTTCAAAGCTCCCGAGGTCTGGTATCACGAGGTCTTCACAGCAGCTACGGCGGTTGTGTTCGCGATCATCGCCCTTTTTTTCATGTCGCAATTCAGGCTCCAAACCGACAGCCTCAAAATGAAGTACTACCAGATGAGCAGGTTTGACGCACTGACCGAAGCGATGAACAAAGCCGCAGGCCTTGCGGCGGCGCAAACCTACATCGACCAGAAGAACAACCTCGAGCGCTTCGCCGTCTTCTTTATCGACATCGACGGGTTCAAAAGCATCAACGACACGTATGGCCATATGGTTGGCGACAGAATTCTCCAATCGGTCGGCAAAGCGCTCACGGAAACTTGCCGGAAAAACGACATCGTGTGCCGCTTCGGGGGCGATGAGTTCTTGATCGTGTTGAAGGACATCGAGAACGTCGGCGAAGCAACGGCAAAGGCACGCGCCATCAATGCAGCTGTGCGCACGATCGACGTACCAAACGCGCCGGAGCTTACATGCAGCATCGGCATCAAATTCTGCACGCAGAACTGCACGAACATCGAAGATGCCATCGCCGATGCCGACGCGGCCCTGTACCGTGCAAAGCACCAGGGAAGAAACCAATATTTCGTGTACGGAAACCCCGCTGCCGCGAGCGTTTAA
- a CDS encoding helix-turn-helix transcriptional regulator, producing MGEFACNLKKYRQLAGLSQDELAARVGVRRETINRLEACRYNPSLKLAVDISRTVHAPIEALFEFPEP from the coding sequence ATGGGCGAGTTCGCATGCAACCTCAAGAAATATCGGCAGTTAGCCGGACTTTCTCAAGATGAACTGGCCGCGCGGGTGGGGGTGAGGCGCGAAACCATCAATCGGCTCGAAGCGTGCCGCTACAACCCTTCGCTCAAACTCGCCGTCGACATCTCGCGAACCGTGCATGCGCCCATCGAGGCTCTATTCGAATTTCCCGAACCGTAA
- a CDS encoding DUF3796 domain-containing protein has translation MEFKNKKYYNLAGLLGLLGLLGFRYFESGDPAHLFYFANFAFFSSFLLGNINRELPDERWFRNSYAAARYAFFVAASAIFIIGFSAAAGGASREVVILEAVVGWNASIFTYAILFYRYERA, from the coding sequence ATGGAATTCAAAAACAAGAAGTACTACAACCTTGCAGGACTTCTCGGACTGCTCGGGTTGCTGGGCTTTCGGTACTTCGAATCGGGGGATCCGGCTCATCTTTTCTACTTTGCGAATTTCGCGTTCTTCTCCTCGTTTCTTCTCGGCAACATCAACCGCGAGCTTCCCGACGAGCGCTGGTTCAGGAATTCGTATGCTGCGGCACGCTATGCGTTCTTCGTTGCAGCCAGTGCCATCTTCATCATAGGGTTTTCTGCGGCGGCGGGCGGCGCTTCCCGCGAAGTGGTCATATTGGAAGCCGTGGTCGGGTGGAACGCGTCGATTTTTACCTACGCTATCTTGTTCTATCGCTACGAGCGAGCGTAG